From the Comamonas odontotermitis genome, one window contains:
- the cobT gene encoding nicotinate-nucleotide--dimethylbenzimidazole phosphoribosyltransferase: MSDIRTIASIPSVSSLHDAGLQSRVQHLLDQKTKPVGSLGQLEQLALRIACILGDEQPVLQAPQMLVFAADHGLAARGVSAYPVDVTWQMVENFLAGGAAVSVLARHNGIALNVVDCGVARDFAAREQDPAHKLPVPGEPRLWRRKIAYGSADCSAGPAMTAEQCAMALRNGMVLVQQLPGNALLLGEMGIGNTSSASLLLARLCNEPIEAVTGVGTGLDAAGLARKVEVLRQVLDLHAGAQEPLDVLCAMGGLEIATMVGAVLQAAVERRVIVVDGFITTAAVLVASRLQPAVLERCVYAHRSGEPGHTRMLAHLHAQLLLDWQLRLGEGSGAALVWPLLQSACAILREMASFASAGVSQQS; the protein is encoded by the coding sequence ATGTCTGATATCCGCACGATCGCATCCATCCCTTCCGTTTCCTCGCTTCACGACGCTGGCCTGCAAAGCCGGGTTCAGCATTTGCTTGATCAGAAGACCAAGCCGGTGGGCTCTCTGGGCCAGCTGGAGCAGCTCGCGCTGCGCATTGCCTGCATTCTGGGAGATGAGCAGCCTGTGCTGCAGGCGCCGCAGATGCTGGTGTTTGCAGCCGATCACGGCCTGGCGGCGCGGGGGGTTTCGGCATATCCGGTCGATGTGACCTGGCAGATGGTCGAGAATTTTCTGGCAGGAGGCGCTGCCGTCAGCGTGCTGGCGCGGCACAACGGCATTGCACTGAATGTGGTGGATTGCGGCGTGGCCAGGGATTTTGCCGCGCGCGAGCAGGACCCGGCGCACAAGCTGCCCGTGCCCGGCGAGCCCCGTCTGTGGCGCCGCAAGATTGCCTACGGTTCTGCCGATTGCAGCGCGGGCCCGGCGATGACGGCAGAGCAATGCGCGATGGCCCTGCGCAACGGCATGGTGCTGGTGCAGCAATTGCCGGGCAATGCACTGCTGCTGGGTGAGATGGGGATCGGCAACACCTCCAGCGCTTCGCTGCTGCTGGCGCGTTTGTGCAATGAACCGATCGAGGCGGTGACTGGCGTCGGCACCGGGCTCGATGCGGCAGGCCTTGCGCGCAAGGTGGAAGTGCTGCGCCAGGTGCTGGACCTGCATGCTGGCGCGCAGGAGCCGCTGGATGTACTGTGCGCGATGGGCGGGCTGGAGATCGCCACCATGGTGGGTGCCGTGCTGCAGGCTGCCGTGGAGCGCCGCGTGATTGTGGTCGATGGCTTCATCACCACGGCGGCCGTGCTGGTGGCCAGCCGCCTGCAGCCTGCCGTGCTGGAGCGCTGCGTCTACGCCCACCGCTCGGGTGAGCCGGGCCACACGCGCATGCTGGCCCATCTGCATGCGCAGCTGCTGCTCGATTGGCAACTGCGGCTGGGCGAAGGCTCGGGCGCTGCACTGGTCTGGCCGCTGTTGCAGTCGGCCTGCGCCATCCTGCGCGAGATGGCGAGCTTTGCATCTGCCGGGGTCAGCCAGCAGAGTTGA
- a CDS encoding ABC transporter ATP-binding protein has protein sequence MLQNTTEIIAIAARQICASVHSKPILHGLSAGFAKGRWTSIVGPNGAGKSSLLKVLSGLWPAHGLQGQVHLLGKPLQSWPRKARAQALAWLGQGEVTTEDLTVLDVALLGRLPHQPWLAAPSHEDHAIVERCLRQTQAWEWRHRPVVELSGGERQRVLLARALAVQAQVLLMDEPLANLDPPHQTDWVDSVRALTSQGTTVISVLHEISVALLADDMLILQEGRVVHQGACSDLATHAALEAVFDDRIQVRSIDGLWMALPRMAK, from the coding sequence ATGCTGCAAAATACTACCGAAATCATAGCTATTGCTGCTCGTCAGATATGCGCCAGCGTGCATTCCAAGCCGATATTGCATGGCCTGTCTGCCGGGTTTGCCAAGGGCCGGTGGACCAGCATCGTCGGCCCCAATGGCGCAGGTAAATCGAGCCTGCTGAAGGTCCTGAGCGGCCTGTGGCCCGCGCATGGCCTGCAGGGCCAGGTGCATCTGCTGGGCAAACCGCTGCAGTCGTGGCCGCGCAAGGCGCGCGCCCAGGCGCTGGCCTGGCTGGGGCAGGGTGAGGTGACCACCGAAGACTTGACGGTGCTGGATGTGGCCTTGCTCGGTCGCCTGCCGCACCAGCCCTGGCTGGCGGCGCCCAGCCACGAAGATCACGCCATTGTGGAGCGCTGCCTGCGCCAGACCCAGGCCTGGGAGTGGCGCCACCGCCCGGTGGTGGAACTCTCGGGCGGTGAACGCCAGCGGGTGCTGCTGGCCCGGGCGCTGGCGGTGCAGGCCCAGGTGCTGCTGATGGATGAACCGCTCGCCAACCTCGACCCGCCGCACCAGACCGACTGGGTGGACAGCGTGCGTGCGCTCACCAGCCAGGGCACCACAGTCATCAGCGTGCTGCACGAAATCTCGGTGGCGCTGCTGGCAGATGACATGCTGATCCTGCAGGAGGGCCGGGTGGTACACCAGGGCGCCTGCAGCGATCTTGCCACCCATGCGGCGCTCGAAGCGGTGTTTGACGACCGCATCCAGGTGCGCAGCATCGATGGCCTGTGGATGGCGTTGCCGCGTATGGCGAAATGA
- a CDS encoding HipA family kinase: MDSPIPSLRSVVVERYVTPLREGGSMPAVVEADDLGLYVLKFRGAGQGVRALMAELISGGIARALGLPIPEIVLARLDAKLAQTEPDPEIQDLIRASDGLNVGLDYLPGSVNFDPAVDMVDSGFASRLVWFDTLVSNVDRTARNTNLLMWQRRPWLIDHGATLTFHHAWEGVVADPGKPYAPIADHVLLPQASQLAQVDAAMAGQLTAPVLEAIVAAVPDCFLNQAAQDRHSDALADPQAHRAAYVNYFLARLQDRGRWLQGAIDARA, translated from the coding sequence ATGGACTCACCAATTCCTTCCCTGCGCTCCGTTGTGGTGGAGCGCTATGTCACCCCCTTGCGCGAAGGCGGCTCGATGCCCGCCGTGGTCGAGGCGGACGATCTGGGCCTGTACGTGCTCAAGTTCCGCGGCGCGGGGCAGGGCGTGCGCGCCCTGATGGCCGAGCTGATTTCGGGCGGCATTGCCCGGGCGCTTGGCTTGCCCATTCCCGAGATCGTGCTGGCCCGGCTGGATGCCAAGCTGGCGCAGACCGAACCCGATCCTGAAATCCAGGACCTGATACGTGCCAGTGACGGCCTGAACGTGGGGCTGGATTACCTGCCCGGGTCGGTGAATTTCGACCCCGCAGTCGATATGGTGGACAGCGGCTTTGCATCGCGCCTGGTGTGGTTCGACACCCTGGTCAGCAACGTTGACCGCACGGCGCGCAACACCAATCTGCTGATGTGGCAGCGCCGCCCCTGGCTGATCGACCATGGGGCTACGCTCACCTTTCACCACGCCTGGGAAGGGGTGGTCGCTGACCCTGGCAAGCCCTATGCCCCGATTGCGGACCATGTGCTGCTGCCGCAAGCCTCGCAGCTTGCACAGGTGGACGCGGCGATGGCAGGGCAGTTGACTGCCCCGGTGCTGGAGGCCATTGTGGCGGCCGTGCCCGACTGCTTTCTGAACCAGGCGGCGCAAGACCGCCACAGCGATGCGCTGGCCGATCCGCAGGCCCACCGCGCCGCCTATGTGAATTATTTTCTGGCCCGTCTGCAGGACCGTGGCCGCTGGTTGCAAGGAGCCATCGATGCACGCGCATGA
- a CDS encoding DUF3037 domain-containing protein produces the protein MHAHDVYDYAVVRVVPRVEREEFINAGVIVSCQRSGYLQAAMALDEARLLALDPQADLEMVYRHLGSIIAICEGRPEGGPIAQLPFRARFHWLTAKRSSIIQTSAVHTGLCLHGDHALERILQRMVLPLQPKVHA, from the coding sequence ATGCACGCGCATGATGTATATGACTACGCTGTCGTGCGCGTGGTACCCCGGGTGGAGCGCGAGGAATTCATCAACGCCGGGGTGATCGTCTCCTGCCAGCGCAGCGGTTACCTGCAGGCTGCCATGGCGCTGGATGAGGCGCGGCTGCTGGCGCTGGACCCGCAGGCCGATCTGGAGATGGTGTACCGGCACCTGGGCAGCATCATCGCCATTTGCGAGGGCCGGCCTGAAGGCGGGCCGATTGCGCAATTGCCGTTCCGCGCGCGTTTTCACTGGCTTACTGCCAAGCGCAGCAGCATCATCCAGACCTCGGCTGTGCACACGGGCCTGTGCCTGCATGGCGACCATGCGCTGGAGCGCATCCTGCAGCGCATGGTGTTGCCCCTGCAACCCAAGGTGCACGCATGA
- a CDS encoding aminotransferase class I/II-fold pyridoxal phosphate-dependent enzyme, with protein sequence MLEGLHGGTDALGVPAHDFSTNRNAFGPCPAAVAALQAAHVAQYPDPLYTGLRERLAAFHAVEERRIVIGGSSSELIHRITQYAARNGASAVTLPRRHYGDYAHAAQVWGLALQRRDSAEAGMGHGDLHWFCEPSSPLGQLDTVSASAGRGLHVLDCAYRPLWLEGEAPQRNLDGLWQLWTPNKALGMTGVRAAYAIAPLHATDEALCALHALAPSWVVGAHGVAMLDAWTTDEVQQWLALGLQSLRIWKRQQLALCEQLGWAVEPGHQANYFVARPSLDEEALVQRLACLRTQGIKLRDCASFGLPGHVRLGVLPPASQAALEQAWSALP encoded by the coding sequence ATGCTTGAAGGCCTCCATGGCGGCACCGACGCGCTGGGTGTGCCCGCGCACGATTTTTCCACCAACCGCAACGCTTTCGGGCCGTGCCCTGCGGCGGTGGCGGCCCTGCAGGCTGCGCATGTAGCGCAGTACCCCGATCCGCTCTATACAGGGCTGCGGGAGCGGCTGGCGGCCTTTCACGCGGTGGAGGAGCGGCGCATCGTCATCGGCGGCAGCAGCAGCGAGCTGATTCACCGGATCACCCAATATGCGGCGCGCAATGGTGCATCGGCCGTTACCTTGCCCCGCCGCCACTACGGCGACTATGCGCATGCCGCACAGGTGTGGGGGCTGGCGCTGCAGCGGCGCGACAGCGCAGAGGCTGGCATGGGGCATGGTGATCTGCACTGGTTCTGTGAGCCATCGAGCCCGCTTGGCCAGTTGGATACCGTCTCAGCGTCTGCAGGGCGGGGCTTGCATGTTCTGGATTGTGCCTACCGCCCTCTGTGGCTGGAAGGTGAAGCACCTCAGCGCAACCTGGATGGCCTGTGGCAGCTGTGGACGCCCAACAAGGCCCTGGGCATGACGGGGGTGCGTGCCGCCTACGCGATTGCCCCGCTCCACGCCACGGATGAGGCGCTTTGCGCGCTGCACGCGCTGGCGCCATCCTGGGTGGTGGGCGCGCACGGCGTGGCCATGCTGGACGCCTGGACGACCGACGAAGTGCAGCAATGGCTGGCCCTGGGCCTGCAAAGCCTGCGAATCTGGAAGCGACAGCAACTGGCGTTGTGTGAGCAGCTGGGCTGGGCGGTGGAGCCCGGCCACCAGGCCAATTACTTTGTGGCACGGCCATCTCTGGACGAAGAAGCACTCGTGCAACGCCTGGCCTGCCTGCGTACGCAGGGCATCAAGCTGCGCGACTGTGCCAGTTTCGGCTTGCCCGGCCACGTGCGCCTGGGCGTGCTGCCGCCTGCGTCGCAGGCAGCGCTGGAGCAGGCCTGGAGCGCTTTGCCCTAA
- a CDS encoding cobyric acid synthase, whose translation MTARCVMVLGTSSGAGKSWVATALCAWYRAQGYKVAPFKAQNMSNNARVVATPDGQWGEIGTAQYLQALAAGAVPDVRMNPLLLKPEADTKSQVVLFGQVNDELTAMPWRGRSARVWPQIAQALDELRAENDVVVIEGAGSPAEINLHASDVVNMRVARHCDAHCLLVADIDRGGAFAHLYGTWALLPPEEQALIKGFVLNKFRGDASLLAPAPQMLEERTGVPTVACIPMQFAHGLPEEDGVFDDRGSAGAGQAVHTTIAIIAYPRISNLDEFQPLLQVPGVRVVWARSPSQLAGADWVILPGSKATAADLAWMRSQGLDAAVTAHAQAGKRVLGICGGLQMLGEALIDLHGVDGNAAGLGLLPLATLFAQDKTVQPTAFALPALQAPWQALGGVQVRGYEIHHGQTQLRADMQAGTSHPAHELLPGLLWQGGNPAVLGTYLHGLFENGEVIHALFGHGAPSLEQVFDRLAQGVGEWFEAEALALR comes from the coding sequence ATGACCGCCCGGTGTGTGATGGTGCTGGGCACCAGCAGCGGTGCAGGCAAGAGCTGGGTGGCCACGGCGCTGTGTGCCTGGTACCGGGCGCAAGGCTACAAGGTGGCGCCCTTCAAGGCGCAGAACATGAGCAACAATGCGCGCGTGGTGGCCACGCCTGATGGCCAGTGGGGCGAGATTGGTACCGCGCAGTACCTGCAGGCGCTGGCCGCAGGCGCCGTACCCGATGTGCGCATGAACCCGCTGCTGCTCAAGCCCGAGGCCGATACCAAAAGCCAGGTCGTGCTATTCGGCCAGGTGAATGACGAGCTGACGGCCATGCCTTGGCGCGGCCGCAGTGCCCGGGTCTGGCCGCAGATCGCCCAGGCGCTGGATGAGTTGCGCGCCGAAAACGATGTGGTGGTGATCGAAGGGGCGGGCTCGCCCGCCGAGATCAACCTGCACGCGAGTGACGTGGTCAACATGCGCGTGGCGCGCCACTGCGACGCGCACTGCCTGCTGGTGGCCGACATCGACCGGGGCGGCGCGTTTGCGCACCTCTATGGCACCTGGGCTCTGTTGCCTCCTGAGGAGCAGGCGCTCATCAAAGGCTTTGTGCTCAACAAGTTCCGGGGCGATGCCAGCCTGCTCGCGCCCGCGCCGCAGATGCTGGAAGAGAGAACCGGCGTGCCTACCGTGGCCTGCATCCCCATGCAGTTTGCGCACGGCCTGCCGGAAGAAGACGGCGTGTTTGACGACCGTGGCAGCGCCGGCGCGGGGCAGGCGGTGCACACCACCATCGCCATCATTGCCTATCCGCGCATCAGCAATCTGGATGAATTTCAGCCGCTGCTGCAGGTGCCGGGCGTGCGGGTGGTCTGGGCCCGCTCGCCCTCGCAGCTGGCGGGTGCCGATTGGGTCATCCTGCCGGGCAGCAAGGCCACGGCCGCCGATCTGGCCTGGATGCGCTCGCAGGGGCTGGATGCCGCCGTGACGGCGCACGCCCAGGCAGGCAAGCGGGTGCTGGGCATTTGCGGAGGCCTGCAGATGCTGGGCGAGGCGTTGATCGATCTGCATGGCGTCGATGGCAACGCAGCCGGTCTGGGCCTGCTGCCGCTGGCCACCCTGTTTGCGCAGGACAAGACGGTGCAGCCCACTGCGTTCGCGTTGCCTGCCTTGCAGGCGCCGTGGCAGGCTTTGGGCGGCGTGCAGGTGCGCGGTTATGAAATCCACCATGGACAGACTCAACTGCGAGCCGACATGCAGGCGGGCACCAGCCATCCCGCACACGAGCTGCTGCCGGGCCTGTTGTGGCAGGGCGGAAACCCAGCGGTGCTGGGCACCTATCTGCATGGCTTGTTCGAGAACGGGGAGGTCATTCATGCCCTGTTCGGCCATGGCGCGCCCAGCCTGGAGCAGGTTTTCGATCGGCTGGCGCAGGGCGTTGGCGAGTGGTTTGAAGCGGAGGCTCTCGCGCTCCGGTAA
- the cobO gene encoding cob(I)yrinic acid a,c-diamide adenosyltransferase, with amino-acid sequence MQIETPPTEKPYEKPEGERRGLVIVNTGDGKGKSTAAFGLAFRATGRGKAVKVFQFMKVPTARFGEHRLADQVGLPIEGLGDGFSWKSKDLEQSGQLARDGWEKARAAILSGEYFLVVLDEVTYPLIYGWLPLQEVLDTLAARPKDVHVCLTGRRCPQEIIDIADTVTEMKLIKHAFQAGIPAQRGIED; translated from the coding sequence ATGCAGATCGAAACTCCTCCCACCGAAAAACCTTACGAAAAGCCCGAGGGTGAACGCCGCGGCCTCGTCATCGTCAACACCGGCGACGGCAAGGGCAAGAGCACGGCTGCCTTTGGCCTGGCCTTCCGTGCCACGGGCCGGGGCAAGGCCGTCAAGGTGTTCCAGTTCATGAAGGTGCCCACGGCGCGCTTTGGCGAGCACCGGCTGGCCGATCAGGTGGGGCTGCCCATCGAAGGCCTGGGCGACGGCTTCAGCTGGAAGAGCAAGGATCTGGAGCAGTCGGGCCAGCTGGCGCGCGACGGCTGGGAAAAGGCCCGGGCGGCCATCCTGTCGGGCGAGTACTTCCTCGTGGTACTCGATGAAGTCACCTACCCGCTGATCTACGGCTGGCTGCCGTTGCAGGAGGTGCTCGATACGCTGGCTGCGCGACCCAAGGACGTGCACGTCTGCCTCACGGGCCGGCGCTGCCCGCAGGAGATCATCGACATCGCCGACACGGTAACCGAGATGAAGCTCATCAAGCATGCCTTCCAGGCGGGTATTCCTGCCCAACGGGGCATTGAGGATTGA
- the bluB gene encoding 5,6-dimethylbenzimidazole synthase yields the protein MPDTPIPPPAAAMIAATPFTEAERAAVYRAIYERRDMRHFAGGAVPEEVLLRLLRAAHHAPSVGFMQPWRFIRVKNAALRQTIHALVEEERVRTARALGEREEDFMKLKVQGVLDAAEVLVVAMPPGREAHIFGRRTLPEMDIASAACAIQNLWLAVRAEGLGMGWVSIFDPQALAQLLQMPAGAHPLGVLCLGPVAAYYAEPMLQQEKWACRAPLEDMLMDDVWTEGPPAA from the coding sequence ATGCCCGATACACCGATTCCTCCCCCAGCGGCGGCCATGATTGCCGCCACGCCGTTCACCGAGGCGGAGCGCGCGGCTGTCTACCGGGCCATCTACGAGCGGCGCGACATGCGTCACTTTGCCGGTGGCGCTGTGCCTGAGGAGGTATTGCTGCGCCTCTTGCGCGCGGCGCACCATGCGCCCAGCGTGGGCTTCATGCAGCCCTGGCGTTTCATCCGCGTGAAAAACGCTGCCTTGCGCCAGACCATCCATGCACTGGTCGAGGAGGAGCGCGTACGCACTGCCCGCGCACTGGGCGAGCGCGAGGAAGATTTCATGAAGCTCAAGGTGCAGGGCGTGCTGGATGCCGCCGAGGTGCTGGTGGTGGCCATGCCGCCAGGGCGCGAGGCTCACATCTTTGGCCGCCGCACCCTGCCCGAGATGGACATCGCCAGTGCAGCCTGCGCCATCCAGAACCTGTGGCTGGCCGTGCGCGCCGAAGGGCTGGGCATGGGCTGGGTATCCATTTTCGATCCGCAGGCGCTGGCGCAACTGCTGCAAATGCCAGCAGGCGCCCACCCGCTGGGCGTGTTATGCCTGGGACCTGTTGCCGCCTACTATGCCGAGCCGATGCTGCAACAGGAGAAATGGGCCTGCCGTGCACCGCTGGAAGACATGCTGATGGACGATGTCTGGACCGAGGGGCCGCCTGCGGCATGA
- a CDS encoding Ig-like domain-containing protein, giving the protein MRTTREMLGLCSALLVCIAAHAETPVAANSQYFTGWKMAKFVTAVPTPTAGVPINATIGGTPFTINTVGTPPTTWATWGSGQSNALMSSTDLPANIGLPTDPGNVWEVGAGEVSMKFQAPMVVGTTLFSHDFDSTDAMEYRFYRCDGTQVDASLVEYLQIATANNPVQTPPVANATDSFWKLASPTTGPLNGTTVGLVVKAADVCEIRAKELGLPRHSTIDMMLGIPPTPNPVADTSNTVQGQPVTLDVRANDTTSSPPATLAPPTIAQQPANGTVTVDGSGKVVYTPNAGFSGTDTFTYQVCVQTAPTQCKTATVSVNVLGATATADSAATKVDTPVTVSILANDASSDPANAPLAGPATAVSAPTHGTVVYNADGTATYTPSAGFTGTDTFQYQICTAQGTYPTPACATAQVTVVVAPTVTPPTPGATSSVPVDSPWALLLASMGLMALAVRRTKR; this is encoded by the coding sequence ATGAGAACCACGAGAGAAATGTTGGGGCTGTGCTCAGCCCTGCTGGTGTGCATTGCTGCGCACGCGGAAACCCCGGTGGCGGCCAATTCACAGTATTTCACCGGCTGGAAAATGGCCAAGTTTGTGACGGCGGTTCCCACGCCCACAGCAGGCGTGCCGATCAATGCGACGATCGGCGGGACTCCGTTCACGATCAACACCGTGGGCACACCGCCCACCACCTGGGCGACCTGGGGCAGCGGACAAAGCAACGCGCTCATGAGTTCTACCGATCTGCCGGCCAATATCGGGCTTCCGACGGACCCGGGCAATGTGTGGGAAGTGGGCGCGGGCGAGGTCTCGATGAAGTTCCAGGCGCCGATGGTGGTGGGAACGACCCTGTTCAGCCATGATTTCGACTCAACCGATGCCATGGAGTACCGCTTCTACCGCTGCGACGGCACGCAGGTGGATGCAAGCCTGGTCGAATACCTGCAGATCGCCACGGCCAACAACCCGGTGCAGACGCCTCCGGTGGCCAATGCCACCGATTCCTTCTGGAAATTGGCAAGCCCGACCACCGGCCCTCTCAATGGCACCACAGTGGGCCTGGTGGTAAAAGCTGCCGATGTCTGCGAAATCCGGGCCAAGGAACTGGGACTGCCAAGGCACTCCACCATTGACATGATGCTGGGCATTCCGCCCACCCCCAACCCGGTTGCCGACACCAGCAATACCGTGCAAGGCCAGCCCGTCACCCTGGATGTGCGCGCCAATGACACCACGTCCTCGCCACCGGCAACCCTCGCGCCGCCCACCATTGCGCAGCAACCCGCCAACGGCACGGTCACCGTCGATGGTTCCGGCAAGGTGGTCTACACACCCAACGCAGGATTTTCGGGGACCGATACGTTCACCTACCAAGTGTGCGTGCAGACCGCCCCCACCCAGTGCAAAACGGCTACGGTGAGCGTGAACGTGCTGGGAGCAACCGCCACGGCAGACTCTGCCGCCACCAAGGTGGATACGCCAGTGACCGTCAGCATTCTGGCCAACGACGCTTCTTCCGATCCTGCCAATGCCCCGCTGGCTGGGCCCGCCACAGCGGTTTCTGCCCCCACGCATGGCACCGTCGTCTACAACGCCGATGGCACTGCCACCTATACCCCTTCGGCAGGGTTTACCGGCACCGATACCTTCCAGTACCAGATCTGCACCGCGCAAGGCACTTACCCTACACCGGCGTGCGCGACGGCCCAGGTGACGGTGGTCGTAGCTCCCACCGTAACGCCACCAACGCCCGGTGCGACCTCATCCGTTCCGGTGGACAGCCCCTGGGCACTCTTGCTGGCATCGATGGGCCTGATGGCTCTGGCCGTGCGCCGGACCAAACGCTGA
- the cbiB gene encoding adenosylcobinamide-phosphate synthase CbiB, with translation MTAITWSELLAWSFSPLGWLYRALTAAPDAAVLWSQNLLCALIAVLVALALDRLWGEPPAWLHPVVYMGKLLGVIGKYIAPRAEQSQDWMRFVLGMVAWCALAAIVFVVYWAILFLLPHQPWWLAGVFMGVLLKPLLSWRMLRDEVLAVEAALQQSLPAGRERLSWLVSRDTSQLDASTVRESAIETLAENLGDSVIAPLFWFAIAGVPGAAVYRLANTADAMWGYPGWRGQGEDRRYWQWAGKWAARADDVLNWVPARLTAAWLALLAGGVAWGALRRDARVTPSPNGGWPMGAMALALGVHLSKPGVYQLNPQGMAPGAPHLQQAVKLASKVIVAQVVCVLVAIFSIALWMGTRHA, from the coding sequence ATGACGGCCATCACCTGGTCGGAACTGCTCGCCTGGTCCTTCAGCCCGCTGGGCTGGCTGTACCGGGCGCTCACGGCCGCGCCAGATGCGGCGGTGCTGTGGTCGCAGAATCTGCTGTGCGCCTTGATTGCCGTGCTGGTGGCCTTGGCGCTGGACCGGCTGTGGGGCGAGCCACCTGCCTGGCTGCACCCGGTCGTCTACATGGGCAAGCTGCTGGGCGTGATAGGAAAATACATAGCGCCCCGCGCAGAGCAGTCGCAAGATTGGATGCGATTTGTATTGGGAATGGTTGCATGGTGCGCGCTGGCAGCTATTGTTTTTGTAGTCTACTGGGCCATTCTCTTTCTGCTGCCCCACCAGCCCTGGTGGCTGGCTGGTGTGTTCATGGGGGTGCTGCTCAAGCCGCTGCTGTCCTGGCGCATGCTGAGGGACGAGGTGCTGGCCGTTGAAGCTGCGCTGCAGCAGTCATTGCCAGCGGGCCGCGAGCGCCTGTCGTGGCTGGTGAGCCGCGATACCTCCCAACTGGATGCCTCCACCGTGCGTGAAAGCGCCATCGAAACCCTGGCCGAGAACCTGGGCGACTCCGTCATTGCGCCGCTCTTCTGGTTTGCCATTGCAGGCGTGCCAGGTGCGGCGGTGTACCGCCTGGCCAACACGGCAGATGCCATGTGGGGCTACCCCGGCTGGCGCGGGCAGGGCGAAGATCGCCGTTACTGGCAGTGGGCTGGAAAATGGGCGGCGCGGGCGGACGATGTGCTCAACTGGGTGCCTGCACGCCTTACCGCCGCCTGGCTGGCGCTGCTGGCAGGCGGCGTTGCCTGGGGTGCACTGCGGCGTGATGCGCGTGTGACGCCTTCGCCCAATGGCGGCTGGCCCATGGGTGCGATGGCACTGGCGCTGGGCGTGCACCTGTCCAAGCCGGGGGTGTACCAGCTGAATCCGCAGGGCATGGCACCCGGGGCGCCGCACCTGCAGCAGGCCGTAAAGCTGGCCTCCAAAGTGATTGTGGCGCAGGTGGTATGCGTGCTGGTAGCTATTTTTTCAATAGCGTTGTGGATGGGGACTCGCCATGCTTGA